cactcctccacatcacacactcaccatccacacacactctcactcgcTCACTATCCCACACAcccaccatcacacacactcactcactcattcactcaccatcacacactcactcagtcattatcacacactcactcacacactcactcatcactcactcacatcacacactcactcactcactcactcactccccacCATCACACTCACAGAATTTCACTCCCACtatcacactcactcactcaccatcacacagtcactcactcactcaccatcacacagtcactcactcactgtttcATGTGCAGTCTGTTGCGTTTGAGGACACGATCAACAGATGAGAGGGTGAAACAGATTCCTATCCATCGTAGAGCCTCACAGACCAGTGCTCTCTGATGTTCCCTCACATCATCAGCCACAAGTGTGATcagttttgagttgttgtgttCACGTGGAGACACTTGTGCTTTCattgtgtttgacttttgttGTGTTGGTGAAAAGTGCTTATGCCAAAAGAGTGATTGATTCATTTAAGACGTTTAAATCTATCACAGATGAAGCTTCAGCTCcatgaaattgttttaattcttatttcatgtttcacgtctttgtaaatcactcactctcccacaccaaagcccacagagaaaatcagtgattttagctcacagggtcacaggagctgctggtctactgctgcctcgtgtggtcactttgtgccactgagccAAATTTgaacaaggcaaaaaaaaaaaattccaattCTAATTCCAATTTCCAAAGCCGAATTGAGTTGAAttcttgtgtctctgtcttctgtcctctctgacAGAGCAGTTTTCTCgtgtctctgtcttctgtcctctctgacAGAGCAGTTTTCTCGtgtgtctgtcttctgtcctctctgacAGAGCAGTTTTCTCgtgtctctgtcttctgtcctctctgagAGAGCAGTtttcttgtgtgtctgtcttctgtcctctctgacAGAGcagttttctctgtctctgtcctctctgacagagcagtttttgtgtctgtcttctgtcctctgaCAGAGCAGTTTTCTCgtgtctctgtcttctgtcctctctgacAGAGCAGTTTTCTCGTGTCTGTCTTATGTCCTCTGACAGAGCAGTTTTCGTGTCTGTGTCTCCTGTCCTCTCTGACAGAGCAGTTTTCTcgtgtcttctgtcctctctgacAGAGCAGTTTTCTCGTGtctgtgtcttctgtcctctccgACAGACTTTCACAGCTCATGTGACAGACAAAGGACACATTCTGTCACATTGTCACaaagtttcttcttctctgctgaaaagaaaacactctgACAGTTACACGAGACACGTCTGCAATCCCACAGTTCAGTGGGAAACcgccgtctgtctgtctgtccgtcacATTTTCAATACGATCGATGACGAGGACGGAGGAAATGACACGAGACGACAGGAAGTCCATACGTGGATGGAGCGTGAAGAGAAGAGTTTGTTCTGTCTCAGCTGCAAACAAATAAATCGACAGCAGTCACACGTTCATCTGACGTGAAATCATTATtcttcactttaaatgagttcagatttaatgaaaacactgaaatataaaagacacttgaatgaaagaatgaaacacCAGCGTCAATGACtgacaggaggcggagcctaaaacactcacagacagaggCGATGAAAGGGTGAGACtaagagagagtgagactgaGAGGACGAGAGGGTGAAactgtgagagggtgagaggatgagagggtgactgtgagagggtgagactgtgagaggatgagagggtgagactgtgagaggatgagagggtgagaccATGATGAGAGGGTGATACTGTGAAGGATGGGAGGGTGAAAttgtgagaggatgaggagggtgATGGGAGGGTGAAACTGTGAGGGGATAAGGGTGAGActgtgagaggatgagagggtgtgaggatgagaggatgagacatGAGAACTGAGAGGATGAGGGttgtgagaggatgagagggtgaTACTGTGAGGATGGGAGGTGAAActgtgagaggatgagagggtgagaccgtggaggatgagagggtgagactgTAAGAGGGTGATACTGTGAGAGGATGGGAGGGTGAAACTGTgaggatgagagggtgagactgtgaggatgagagggtgagacgtgagaggatgagaggggTGAGActgtgagaggatgagagggtgagaccATGAGAGGGTGATACTGTGAGAGGATGGGAGGGTGAAAttgtgagaggatgagagggtgaTACTGTGAGAGGATGGGAGGGTGAAActgtgagaggatgagagggtgagactgtgagaggatgagagggtgagactgtgagtgtgtcatatacactgtgtacacacgtgtgtgtgtgtgtgttccctctttATTGCCTCTGCTGTCGTCTGCAGTAACGACTTACAACAGCAggaccaccatcatcatcatcatcttcattattattattattgttgttgttctctaaAGAACCTGAAGCTCTGCAGACGAGGAACGTCCTGACCTTCAGCTCACACTGAGGTCACGCTGAACAGCTGCTCGTCAAAGAGTCAAGAGAGAACAGTCATACAGGGGGCGCTATACActcatttacatgtgtgtgtgggagagaagcTGTAGTAGATGCTAACGTCaaacaccaaagcccatagagaaaatcagtgattttagctcgcggggacacaggagctgctggtcctctgctgcctcgtgtggtcactttgtgtcactgaggtcaatctgagtgAAGgagtgaacttagtgatggaggcagcagtagatcaacaactcctgtgtgtgtgatgttaaaatgactgtttttctctatgggctttggtgtgggagagtgagtggtttatataCACATGTGGCTGAAAGAGTCAGAACCTTGTGAATCCATAgaccttttgttttattgatatttttgtcttttttcagctttcacaacagcagcagtgcattTTGGAGCTCCCGGGTGCAGCGAGGGTTTGGACTCCAGATCCTccggagcagagcagagcagtcaCGGTGCAGAAGCGTTGTACAGCAGAAGCCACGCCCGCGTGAAATGCAACATCCATGGGGGTTTACACAGTTTCACATGGAGCCGATCAATACTGTCCACAGAGAGGCGATCCATCGTCACTGAGCTGAAACAGCGTCACACCTGCTTCCAAACAGATGACGCTCATAAATCAGAAtctctggcagccatgtttgatGTAGCGacttgtttcttttaaatgtcttgttcttttttaagtTGTAGCAGCTTCCTCTCCTTTGATTTggctgaaaaacacacttttttttacatttcaataaagttttagtggaaagtttgttatttttcactttcttgCTGAGAGTGAGATGACACCgctttgtttcatgtgttcacaagcGATACTTTGCTTTCATCTaagcattttctcttttttctgtgtgtgtattttattgcctcgtGTGACCGTGTGCGTCTCTTGTTTATCCACTGTGttctttttaaagtgctttacaaataaagttggactcGACTGAAAGTATTTGTGGGTGGACATGGACcatgtgaaataatataaataaagatttgaaTCAGTCGATTGTCGCATCAGACTCTCAGCAAGGCAAGAAAACAACTATGAATTTCTTCAAAACGAATAAAACAGCgtcacactgaagaaaaaaaaaacatttaaataagttCAACTATGAGGTTGTGGAGTGAAAACGCAAGGAAAACCagattttatccacttaacaaaagactctttgtaaagcactcactctcccacaccaaagcccatagagaaaatcagtgattttagctcgtgaggacacaggaactgctggtctactgctgcctcgtgtggtcactttgtgtcactgaagtaaatccaAACGCAGGATTTGTAATGCCAAATtctacaaaataacacatgtgaacttagtgatggaggcaggagtggatcaacaactcctgtgtgtgtgatgttaaaatcactggttttctctatgggctttggtgtgggagagtgagtggtttacaaacgccAGTTTCCTGtaacatgaaggagattttaTTGACCTTTAGTCTTTTATCAAGTTTATAAAACCAGTTTTTCTTTATGTCTCCGCTGGCAGCCACGTTTTCCCTCAgtcctcagcagcagggggcgctcacagtgcagtcagtgatgaccttgtgtgtgttgaggacgcagattaaatatgacattttaatggTCAGGGTCTGACTGTGAGTCTGGGTCTGGATCAGACTGTGAGTCTGGATCAGACTGTGAGTCTGGATCAGACTGTGAGTCTGGATCAGACTGTGAGTCTGGGTCAGGGTCAGTGTTGTAGGCACCAGGATTTCTCGTCACTGagtcaggaaaaataaaataaacacaacaacaaaaataaataaataaataacttttttttttacccgcgGGGCTAATGTTAGCTTAGCGCTAAACTGTTTGTGCTTAAaatcccactgtgtgtgtgtgtgtgtgtgtgtgtatttataacaacaacacaaacatcatcatcatcatcttcatccacTGATGTgataaagggatagttcaggttttttccAGGGCCAGGGCCAGGGCCAGGGCCAGGGCCACCagattagctttttttttaagttttaaaaaccaaagccaTTAAACTAGTTGTTACTGTTTTTTACTGGTTTGATTTCAGTTTAACATCAACACACTTTGTGCTTCACTTGAAAGTGCAATTTAATACGAggacacttttgtgattttactgccctctagtgtTTGAAAAACCAACACAAGTTGCTTCACGGCTCCATAAAGGCTTGAGCCGGCCCTGCATAGACTGCATATTAAAAATGGATGTCGTCTTCTGGgtgaaaatatattaaatatccaccagggggcgactttcTTATGTAAcacaacattttcctgagtgAATTCTTTTCAGAAAAGTGGACgacagtgtgattgacagctgccgtcgtccaataggagcctggttgtgATCTTCCTGTTTAGAAGACCACGCCCACTTTTAATATCCAGTCTATTATGCTACGTCCACactaacatgttttcattcaacaaaatgttttcacatcaaaATAACCAACAGTTTTAACTCCATTAGCGTTAGCATTGTTGCACGTCCACACTAACATGCCTGAAAATGTATACCACACAAGTGTTCAGCTACACTGGGCATGTCTGCGTAAAAATAGGAAGTTGGCTTTCTGCTCTTTAGCTTTTCGGTTTCAATAAGAACCAATGAAGAAGTGAACGGTATCATTTTTGAAAGTTTCCCACGCTCGTACTCATCCAGACTAAAACCATAACCTCTgagttttcaaataaaaaacagaaccaGCAAAAACTAACACAGCAGTCTGGACGAACCGTGAATGTGGTGAagaatctgtgtgtttttaaacacaaagtaattagtgtggatgtagccaaCGTaaccatagaaaaaaaaaaaaactgtcataaTTTTGAAAGTTTTCTGCACTTTTACTCGTTCAGACTAAAATGCATCCTGAGTTTTCAAAAATGTCgatagtgtggatgtagcctaaagaaacattttaaagaaacaattgtgaaataaaacagaactgAATCGTTGTTTTGAAAATATTCCACCCTTGTACTCATCCAGACAAACTACTTGAAATATAACGCACTAGTGTGGACTACTAATTGGAAACTAattagtgtggatgtagccaaCACAAACGCAGACAAaattaaaagcagaaaaaaaaacaagttttctgcaCTTTTACTCATTCAGACTAAAATGCGTCCTCtgagttttcaaacaaaaatgaagatATTGTGGATGTAGCCAAATGAAActtaacataaacataaaagcagtaaaatcaaacaaaaaaattgaaaaaaacgaATCATTGTTTTGAAAATTCTCCACAGTGTGGACCAACTGTGAATCTGGAGCagaatttgtgtgttttcaaacatggagcagtgtggatgtagccaaCGTAAACGCAGAAAAAAACTGCGTGACTcgtaaatataaataatcaacatcaaacaaatgaaatcagacacaaaaaacttAAACTTTTAAAACGGAAAAATAAAATTTCTCAGCACAAAATCTGACAGAGAAAAGTTTGTCATTCCCTCTGAAAAAATATCTTCTTCTGGTAAAGTCTAtgatgctaatgctaagctatgtggtaaagtgcacacacacaggattcaTATGTTTTTAAGTGAAAGAAAATCATGACACAAACAGAtacagctcccccttgtggcactcaTTCGTTAAGGTGAAACattaacagtgttttttgttaatttcttGCAGTTATTACAGATTATTGCAGATTATTAAAGACGTAGACACCTGTACCGTTAAAtgaaaaaacctgaactatgcCTTTAAAGGAATTCCACTGGCTCAGGAAATGGCAGCAGCACAGTCTGACTGAGGGTCAGTCATTATTTCCCACAATCCTCTGCTGCGTCGCGGCGACATTGTCATGGCGTAATCCTCAGGTCGACCTGTAGAGGGAGTTGTGGTTCAATCCAAGACTTCACATGACTGCAAGTGGAGAGGTCAGCTCTGACCAGCTGTGGTTAATTATTGTTAGTTATGGTCAGTTATAGGTTAGTTATGGGTTAGTTAAAGGCCAGCTGAGGTCAGTTCTGGTCAGATATGGTCAGTTCTGGTTGGTTACGGTTAGTTCTGGTCAGTGATGCGCTAGTTCTGGACTAGTCAGTTGTTCTGGTCAGTTTTTGATTGGTTGAGGTCAGCTGAGGTCAGTCATGGTTAGTTCTGGGCTGGTCAGTTCTTGTGATGGGTTATCGGTTAGTTCTGGTCAGTTGTGGTCAGTCCAGGGTCAGTTAACTTAGTTTTGGGTCAGTTATGAGTTAGTTCTGGTCAGTTTTGGATTGGTTGAGGTCAGTCCTGGGTTAGTTATGGATCAGTAGAGGTCAGTCATGGTTAGTTCTGGGCTGGTCAGTTCTTGTGATGAGTTATTGGTTAGTTCTGGTCAGTTATGAGTAAGTTCTGGGTTAGTTATGGACCAGTTGGGGGCGGGGCTCAGTGTGTGGGGGGCGGGGCTCAGGCTCTGCAGCACCGGAAGCGCAGCAGTTTGTGAAAGGCCTTTTTGAAGTCCTCGTTGGACATGGTGTAGATGATGGGGTTGATGAGTGAGTTGAGGTAACCGAGCCACGTGAACACGTCAAAGAGTTCCGGGTGGAAGCACGAGTCACACACGGGCACCAGCAGCGTGTAGATGAAGAAGGGCAGCCAGCAGATGATGTAGGCCCCCAGGATGATGCCCAGAGTCTTGGTGGCCTTCTTCTCTCTGGCAGCGCAGATGCGCTTCTTCTCCAGCAGGGCGTCACTCACCGTCACTTTGACGTGACCCACGTTGGCGCAGGACGACGAGGAGGCGTGGTCACAGCAGGGGGAGGAGTTGGTGTCGTTGGTGCCGTAGTTGAGCGAGGAGCTGGAGGCCACGGAGCCCGGGGAGTCGGTGATGAGGTGCGCGGACGTGAGCCGCTTCCCCGGCTTGTTGCTGGACTGCTTGAGGATGCGCTTGCGCGCCTCCACGTAGATCCTGCCGTAAAGCGCGATGAGCAGCAGCGTGGGGATGTAGAAGGCGCCGAAGGTGGAGTAGATGGTGTAGAAGATGTGGTCCGTGTTCACGTTGCAGCTCgtcacctcctcctccgccttCACCTGGCGCCAGAAGAACGGCGGCAGGGAGATGGAGATGGCGATGACCCACGCGGTGGCGATCATGCCCGCGGCGCGCGCCGGCGTGCGCTTCTTGGAGTACTCCACCGCGTCCGTGATGGCCCAGTACCGGTCCAGCGCGATGACGCACAGGTGGAGGATGGAGGCGGTGCAGCAGGTGATGTCAGAGGAGAGCCAGATGTCGCAGAACACCTGGCCCAGAGTCCACGTGTGTGTCACCGTGTAGAGCGCGCTCACTGGCATCACCAGGATGGACACGAGCAGGTCCGTCACCGCCAGGGACGCGATCAGGAAGTTTGCGGGCGTGTGCAGTTTGCGGGACTGGTAGATGGTGGCGATGACGAAGGCGTTTGAGAGTGTGGTGGCGAAAGTGATGAGCGCCAGAGTGAGCGCCACTCCCGCCTGCAGCGCCACCTGGCTGTCCGCGGACGTCAGGTTAtcgccgctgccgccgctggAGATGTTGAGCAGCTCCGCGTCCGGCACCGGTGTCTCCATCACCTCCACCGTCCCGCGTCACATCCACGTCCACccgcagccgcagcagcagcaggtgtcatggaggggggggaggagggggcggggccgcAGACACGCAAAGACACAAACCCGCAAATGACGCGTTTCTCTCGCGcaaagatgatgaagattaaGAAGCGTCTTCATTGTCCAGGAGACggagcgcgcgcgcgcacacacactcacacacacagaacacacactcacacggagaacacacacacttctgcctcctcttcctcatcctcctcttcttcacttcttCACCTGCAgcatcttcttctctctctctttcatcaaCTTAAAAATCCACCAGAGAAAAAGCAGATCcactcatcttcatcatcatcctcacgtCTatcacagctgtgacgtcacaaCCAGCTCCACATCTGTGCTCctccacaaaaaaagaagaaaagtcttTTATTccgctctttgtgtgtgtgtctgcgctcACAagttcactgctgctgcttttatactctctctccccctctctctccctctctctctccctctctgtcccgCCCATCATCATCAGACTTGATTTTCACAGAACAAAAAATCCCTTTATTGATTTTCAACAGCAGAATATTcgcaatatatatatgtgtgtgtgtgcgcctaaTACAAAGCATCTAGttagtcattcattcattcattcagttattCATCCAATAATAAAAAGATGACATTTGGTCATGAATATGAGATTGAAGGCATCACTATCACTGTTAAAAACAAGGACACTGGATTATTgagattcatttttattaatggTTAATTATGTGAGAGCACATTTTTTGTGCGCAATTGTGGACAATTAACCATTAAtgatcattaaaaatataaaataaaaagaataaaacaacttttattaaaaaacaacttttattatattattattaattattaatattatattaaataatatattgtcagaatgttttacagtgtagaaAAACAGTTGGTGGCGCCTCCTTGTGGACAAACTGcactgaagttttttttaacagatcaactaaataaataaataaagcaatgtttgacattttttacaaacttttttgcagtgtgaaaaaaaagtagtttagtGCCCCCTTGTGGACAAACTAGCATACTTAATTATCGCTAATATTCTTCTTAATAGACCCAAATAAGAAATAATGgattttgtttcacatttgaaCTCAAACTTGGCCACACGGtggatgtagtggttagcacgctTGTCTTTGCAGTTCAAGCCCCGcctggaacaagggtctttctgcatggaggtcacatgttctcaccccgtgtgtgcgtgggttttctctgagtTCTCCGGATTCctccacagaccaaaaacatgcaatatggggatgaggtaaattggacactctatatCGACCATaggtcactcactcacatacagacacttacactcactcattcacatacacaaacatgcactcATTCACTCTCCCTAACTCACTCACAtactcacaaacactcactcacatgatCGTGTGGAGAGTTTGCAGATGTaagatgacacacacagtgatgatgatgatgatgaggacttttcattttaaagtgtctTCTTTTTCCCGCACAGTAAAAGAGtgaattattttacatgaatcATCTTCGTTTCACCCTCGCTATAGTTTTTATGGTCATTCTATTCTGAatcacagagtcacagcagACAGGTCGTCAGCAGAGgatattaatatatttaaaaatatacgtatatatatatatatatatatacatatatatatatatacatatatatatatatatattaatattataaagagtgacttcaacttctaccaaagtcattttctgatgtgACATACTTTTATACGAGAATGTCCAAGTACAGTGTTATAATACAAGGAGTCCAGCTCTGCTGTTCTGTGTATTTGTTATCAATAAAGTTTgtacaaaagaaacacacacacacacacaccttcgtGAGTCCGGGCTAAGTTAATTAGTTGGACCTACTTGGATGACGGAGGAGGAGAATGATGCAGCTAAAGCTACCGCTAACCATAGTTAACGGCTAACAAGTGCTAACCTGTGATTAGTTTCAATATATTTCGGAATAGTACCTTTTTgttgtgtcaaaaaaacaaacagttttatGTTAAATAATGAATGTTTGCGCATTAGCTAGTGTTTATTGACAGAACAGCAGTCCAAGTAGtttgtacaacacacacacacacacacacacacacacacacacacacacacacacacacacctgagtccAGCCCTGATGACGATGACGGCGGAGGAGAATGACGCAGCTCATTTAGCAGGTACAGCGTTAGCGTCGCAGCTAACGCTCCACAGCATATTAACATGAGGTGTCACGCGTGTCGCGCAAATTTTTAGCTAGCCGCGCTAAGCTAGCTTTTGCTctgcaaaccaaaaaaaaccccgtTCATTTATGACTGTTTTAAGATAACGGCTAACGAGTGCTAACCTGCAATTAGTTTCAAAAtacttcagtttttcttttgtgtcaaAGCcgttttatattaaataataaatcttaatcttaatgaTGTTTCTGATAAAGAATAGATGCCTTGAGCAGTAAGTAATAAtcttactttttttcttcaggtttttatattcttgtattttaataattgtCCGTCTTTTGActatttgctgctgtaacaaatGAATTTGCTCACAGTGGAATGAATCGCTAACATTTAATCAAACCTATCTCACGCTCTGATTTCAACATCACagcatggggtttggtgtgggagagtgagtggtttacaaactttagtttctgttggaaaagtctgtctcacattgagataaagacgtgaacatgttcttcagATTTAAGCTGACGTTGTTTTGAGTGAGACTGATTCAACTCAAAGGTGTCATTATGATAAATGTATGACAAAAAGTgtatatttttgctttaaattgCTCATTAATCACTAATTGAtatgttgcagccctaatccatcaattcattaatattttaataaaaagtgaAGTGACTTTTgatcaaacatttacatttaaaaacagttgtgaatgtttggtttgtcttttaaaaataatagatctgtgtgtgtgtgtgtgtgtgtgtgtgtgtgtgtgtgtgttacataatGACCTTCATGATGTTGCAGTGATTACACTGACTGATGAAAGTGGTTGAGTCCTGAGTAGAGGTGGAGATCGCTCAGGTGATAAATCGTGGGATGATGCCTCCCTTTGCTGCCGTTAACCCGATCGACCTCCACCTGAAATAACCGGcatcatcttttatttatttatttatttatattcttcaTTTTGTACTTTGCCGTTGTAAAAATCTGTCCTCTCGACAGGAACGAGGAGTCAAGTGTCGTGGTTTTTCACACAAGTCAGAGTGGCCCTGGCGGTGGCGATAATAAAGACCAAGCCTGCGGGAATGAGCGGCCGCAAGCATGCGGAGGCCGTGGCCTGCAAGCTGAAGAGGCAGGATGAGAGGTGGAGGGAAAGAGcccaggagctgcagcaggaggtgCTGAGGCTGCGACAGGAGCTGCTCATCACCAGGGTGACGTCAACTGCCGAGAGCAACACCGAGGCAGCAGGTAGAAACACCACACATACTTtagaaataatacaaatattccAAGAATACTAGAATTTATTAttagtgattttacatcaaacAACACTTGCCCCTGTTCGACCTGTTGGATAAAAAGTGTTGCTTGTAAAACTCAGGGGTTCGAGATGAAATGTTTTGTGCGTTTATATAGAACTGGCACACATGCTGTTactggaaacatggctgccatagGAGAGGCGGAGTGAGTCAAGGCCCCCACTctcgctgctgtaacatgaaatacgTTTTAACATATTCCAAAATATTACGATAATTAAAATTGTGGTGTTTGctgaattgttaaaaaaaagcaacaaaaaaaacccccaaccACCTGCAGTGGAGGCGGAGTCTCTAATTGCGCTTGTGCAATGTGGTCACATGTGTTCTTGTTGGGATGGATTGGTCGCCGTCTGGTCTGGATGTGATCAGAACACTGAGGACCAGGTCTGAACACGGTCTTTGTGTCAGCGGTGTCTCTTTAATGTCAGCGCTCTCGTGTCAGAACTATGAGCGTCTCTTTGCTGATGCCATCGTGCTGAGGACGTGTGAAGGACAGACGGGGGTCTGATGTGAGTCCTCAGAGTCAGGCTCACAGCTGGATGACGAGTTTGTACAGAAACAATGGAACTGTAATTCAGCCTctcaaaactatcagacctgactgagggagcgtctgtgtgtatacagcagcagagcagtagCTTCATCTCGTCAAACGGCAgtggaattcacttctgaaacattCCGTGCACGATTCTGTGTGTTTCCCGTTTACGGTCGTCTCACGTCACTCGCTCAGTGTGGATGatgcctccgtctgtctccatgtaaaacaaatcacttcctgtgtgcagcgggGGAATGTCATTGGAGCTGATGGTCATAGATAACAAAGCATATCAGAGCATCTTATTTttataatccattaatctgatAATTAGAGTTGtttattagttgtttggttca
The sequence above is drawn from the Solea senegalensis isolate Sse05_10M linkage group LG17, IFAPA_SoseM_1, whole genome shotgun sequence genome and encodes:
- the LOC122784362 gene encoding 5-hydroxytryptamine receptor 1B-like → METPVPDAELLNISSGGSGDNLTSADSQVALQAGVALTLALITFATTLSNAFVIATIYQSRKLHTPANFLIASLAVTDLLVSILVMPVSALYTVTHTWTLGQVFCDIWLSSDITCCTASILHLCVIALDRYWAITDAVEYSKKRTPARAAGMIATAWVIAISISLPPFFWRQVKAEEEVTSCNVNTDHIFYTIYSTFGAFYIPTLLLIALYGRIYVEARKRILKQSSNKPGKRLTSAHLITDSPGSVASSSSLNYGTNDTNSSPCCDHASSSSCANVGHVKVTVSDALLEKKRICAAREKKATKTLGIILGAYIICWLPFFIYTLLVPVCDSCFHPELFDVFTWLGYLNSLINPIIYTMSNEDFKKAFHKLLRFRCCRA